The Amblyomma americanum isolate KBUSLIRL-KWMA chromosome 3, ASM5285725v1, whole genome shotgun sequence genome window below encodes:
- the LOC144125181 gene encoding uncharacterized protein LOC144125181, with protein MAFMGKFSKCPLCHKEFSTSGSLSKHKKRVHKVMPDPTKVPRVGRQVKCGELDCTYIATRRDDMRDHLVLEHGLSLVEVQEEFESMADFREWMDLVSRANRTQFAARASDTQARATVHRYVCHRSGLSNLKTTARQRRVKSQGSCKMGGWCTAYLNARECLLTGAVRVNGCLTHYGHDMDVAHLRISAADRRAILAEIRRGVPFDRILENIRSEFPQDSREITRTHLITMGDIRNIAVAEGLLSWKLDVDDDRSVRKLAARFAGQSYSPILLYKSRGAPSDTDAPAASTGAFRGLADDDMALVIQTRYQRDLVSRAPVLVCVEPVTGHSSEYTLLALLATTVAGLVVPIGWCVCGAANPAVVAAFFSVVHQNMGDLRPRFFMSEDTDFYYTAWLEAFGGEQRPHKVLSSWHLHRAWTEAVNTWVRGREKQAAVNRSLDLLMSQESTESFQKMLRRVVAMLKMDSDTANFGDVFESTYAGRPEQWGSCFFRDLEINIEDFHTLFRRIASRLKVKRLDKIAHNLLLASESKQYENYLKVLRHTPSEAVNSKKSKSETVNIVDELPVDVVTLDSMHIGEAVSIDTVSYEAITDDGLPVQVMPVEGVQIHVVPTEETPLDTIHVEEVCVEALPELILPSDSPCTPELEEQPPRLKRSRRRSTRQTAQNIIRAHEDALNILPEQIVCISSSQWKVNEADNSYDVCEVLSCHKAQCEPRCRQCDACSHRYRCSCNCAYMCRHIHACLIHGDLAIDEPPMGLVEEVVNTMTPEALAECTSFSFSSIESVEQVAVHADKKKLEVLCALHKLNETCVRAAELLATKERLPLSHQADYILSTLRATNTVLDSFCRKGMTQVSKMLTDHDYESTA; from the coding sequence ATGGCGTTCATGGGAAAGTTCTCCAAGTGTCCTCTGTGCCACAAGGAATTCAGCACGTCGGGCAGCCTCTCCAAGCATAAGAAGCGCGTGCACAAGGTGATGCCGGACCCGACGAAGGTGCCACGTGTGGGCCGCCAGGTAAAGTGCGGTGAGCTGGACTGCACTTACATCGCCACTCGGCGCGACGACATGCGCGACCACTTGGTTCTTGAGCACGGCCTTTCGCTGGTGGAAGTGCAAGAAGAGTTCGAGTCTATGGCCGACTTTCGCGAATGGATGGACCTTGTGTCACGCGCTAACCGGACGCAGTTCGCGGCGCGGGCCAGTGACACGCAGGCCCGAGCCACCGTTCACCGCTACGTCTGCCACCGTTCGGGACTGAGCAATCTCAAGACGACAGCGCGGCAGCGCCGCGTCAAGTCGCAGGGTTCGTGCAAAATGGGCGGCTGGTGCACTGCCTACCTAAATGCTCGGGAGTGCCTTCTGACAGGCGCAGTGCGGGTCAACGGCTGCCTGACGCATTACGGCCACGACATGGACGTCGCTCATCTTCGGATCTCTGCTGCTGACCGGCGGGCGATCCTGGCCGAGATCCGGCGCGGTGTGCCCTTCGACCGCATCCTCGAGAACATTCGCAGCGAATTCCCGCAGGACTCGCGTGAAATAACGCGCACGCACCTCATCACCATGGGCGACATCCGCAACATCGCCGTCGCTGAGGGCCTGCTCTCCTGGAAGCTTGACGTGGACGACGACCGGAGCGTACGCAAGTTAGCTGCGCGCTTCGCTGGACAGTCTTACAGCCCCATCCTGCTCTACAAATCCCGGGGGGCCCCCTCGGACACTGATGCGCCTGCGGCAAGCACTGGCGCGTTTCGTGGTTTGGCCGACGACGACATGGCGCTGGTGATTCAGACGCGCTACCAGCGGGACCTGGTGAGCAGGGCGCCAGTTCTGGTCTGCGTCGAGCCTGTTACGGGCCATAGCTCCGAGTACACGTTGCTGGCCCTTCTCGCCACTACGGTTGCAGGCCTGGTGGTTCCCATTGGCTGGTGCGTTTGTGGTGCTGCCAATCCAGCTGTCGTGGCAGCCTTCTTTAGTGTTGTCCACCAGAACATGGGCGACTTGAGGCCGCGATTCTTCATGTCTGAAGACACCGACTTCTACTACACGGCTTGGCTTGAAGCCTTTGGCGGCGAACAGCGTCCACACAAGGTTCTTTCGTCATGGCATCTTCATCGTGCTTGGACTGAGGCAGTCAACACGTGGGTTCGCGGCAGGGAGAAGCAGGCAGCCGTCAACAGGTCACTTGATCTCCTCATGAGCCAGGAATCGACTGAATCCTTTCAGAAGATGTTGCGTCGTGTTGTCGCCATGTTGAAGATGGATAGTGACACTGCCAACTTTGGCGATGTCTTTGAGTCGACATATGCAGGACGGCCTGAGCAGTGGGGAAGTTGCTTTTTCAGAGACCTGGAAATCAACATAGAGGATTTTCACACATTATTCAGACGTATTGCTAGCCGCCTCAAAGTAAAGAGGCTAGACAAGATTGCCCATAATTTGCTGCTGGCTTCAGAGTCCAAGCAGTATGAGAACTACCTGAAAGTCCTTCGTCACACACCATCCGAAGCTGTAAACTCAAAGAAATCAAAAAGTGAAACAGTCAACATTGTTGATGAATTACCAGTTGATGTAGTGACCCTCGACTCTATGCACATTGGTGAGGCAGTGTCTATTGACACAGTGAgttatgaggcaatcactgatGACGGACTCCCAGTCCAGGTTATGCCTGTTGAAGGAGTGCAGATACATGTGGTACCCACTGAGGAGACACCACTTGACACCATCCATGTGGAAGAAGTGTGTGTTGAAGCTTTGCCTGAGCTCATATTGCCGTCTGATTCTCCATGCACACCAGAGCTTGAAGAGCAGCCACCAAGGTTAAAACGTTCCCGTCGCAGGTCCACCCGCCAGACGGCACAGAACATCATCAGAGCTCATGAGGATGCACTTAACATTCTTCCAGAACAGATTGTTTGCATCTCCAGTAGCCAATGGAAAGTAAATGAAGCGGATAATAGCTATGATGTCTGCGAAGTGCTGAGCTGCCACAAGGCCCAGTGTGAGCCGCGCTGCAGGCAGTGTGATGCTTGCTCACACAGGTATCGCTGCAGCTGCAACTGTGCCTACATGTGCCGACACATTCATGCTTGTCTGATTCACGGTGACTTAGCCATCGACGAGCCACCAATGGGGTTGGTTGAGGAAGTTGTCAACACGATGACACCCGAGGCACTGGCAGAGTGCACAAGCTTCTCGTTCTCAAGCATTGAGTCTGTCGAGCAAGTGGCTGTGCATGCTGATAAGAAGAAGCTGGAGGTGCTGTGCGCCCTGCATAAGCTCAATGAAACCTGTGTCCGGGCAGCAGAATTGCTGGCAACTAAAGAGCGTCTACCGTTATCTCACCAGGCAGACTACATCTTATCGACCTTAAGGGCAACCAACACTGTGCTGGACTCCTTCTGCCGCAAAGGCATGACCCAGGTTTCAAAAATGCTGACTGACCATGACTATGAAAGCACAGCGTAG
- the LOC144123391 gene encoding uncharacterized protein LOC144123391: protein MAQFVHIPVMAASNYSPSPPAPSVSRNTDSADAPRRRREETVYTWACSPTELLEEARARGQSRYDTAIAVKDRMYRLLYVALGFTVVILTAGIASIVLDWHRGLGVALVLTGTALVIACWAVFLCSCSERSRMFIAVIVPSYFLRRAGTAAHRGHVDVGDKLL, encoded by the coding sequence CAATTCGTGCACATCCCTGTGATGGCCGCGTCCAATTACTCGCCGTCGCCCCCCGCCCCCTCCGTGTCGAGGAACACGGATAGCGCAGACGCCCCGCGGCGACGACGCGAAGAAACCGTCTACACATGGGCATGCAGTCCGACCGAGCTCCTGGAAGAGGCTCGAGCGCGCGGCCAGTCGCGCTACGACACCGCCATCGCCGTCAAGGACCGCATGTACAGACTACTGTACGTGGCTCTGGGCTTCACGGTAGTCATCCTGACGGCCGGCATCGCCTCGATAGTGCTCGACTGGCACCGTGGCCTGGGCGTCGCCCTGGTTTTGACGGGAACCGCACTCGTGATTGCGTGCTGGGCTGTGTTCTTGTGCAGCTGCTCCGAACGGTCGCGCATGTTCATTGCGGTCATCGTGCCCAGCTACTTCTTGCGCCGTGCGGGCACTGCCGCACATCGGGGCCACGTTGACGTCGGCGACAAGCTCCTCTGA